One Candidatus Roseilinea sp. genomic region harbors:
- the moxR1 gene encoding ATPase — MMDSHRTPEPRTAIERLLYEVKKVIVGQDHLLERLAVALLARGHILVEGVPGLAKTMAIKTLADAIGGSFKRIQFTPDLVPADLVGTRIYNQKTGEFSVALGPVFTNLLLADEINRAPAKVQSALLEVMQERQVTIGGETFKVPNPFLVMATQNPIESEGTYDLPEAQVDRFMMKVIVGYPTPTEEFVIVERMTGSLDAVQKVLTTEQLLDLQKRAYQVYVDPALIEYAIRVVNATRQPKDVGLKELERYIMFGASPRASINLILTAKALAFVRGRTYALPDDVVDMALDVLRHRIVLSYEALSDNITSDALIKRILDRIPIPVVPLHEHANIRVNA, encoded by the coding sequence ATGATGGATTCGCACAGAACGCCTGAACCCCGGACGGCAATCGAGCGTCTGCTCTACGAAGTGAAGAAAGTGATCGTCGGCCAAGATCATCTGCTGGAGCGCCTGGCGGTTGCGCTGCTGGCGCGTGGGCACATCCTTGTCGAAGGCGTGCCGGGGCTGGCCAAGACCATGGCAATCAAGACGCTGGCCGATGCGATCGGTGGATCGTTCAAACGCATTCAATTTACGCCCGACCTGGTTCCCGCCGACTTGGTGGGCACGCGCATCTACAACCAGAAGACCGGCGAGTTCAGTGTGGCGCTCGGCCCGGTCTTCACCAACCTGCTGCTGGCCGATGAGATCAACCGCGCGCCGGCCAAGGTACAGAGCGCGCTGCTCGAAGTGATGCAAGAGCGCCAGGTGACCATCGGCGGCGAGACCTTCAAAGTGCCTAACCCCTTCCTGGTCATGGCGACCCAGAACCCCATCGAATCCGAAGGCACCTACGACCTGCCGGAGGCGCAGGTGGATCGCTTCATGATGAAGGTCATCGTGGGCTATCCCACGCCGACCGAGGAGTTCGTCATCGTCGAGCGCATGACCGGCTCCCTGGACGCAGTGCAAAAAGTGTTGACGACCGAGCAGTTGCTCGACCTGCAAAAGCGCGCGTATCAGGTGTATGTGGACCCGGCGCTGATCGAATATGCCATTCGCGTGGTGAACGCGACGCGGCAGCCCAAAGACGTCGGCCTGAAGGAACTGGAGCGATATATCATGTTCGGGGCCAGCCCGCGCGCCTCCATCAACCTCATCCTCACGGCCAAGGCGCTCGCCTTCGTGCGCGGCCGCACCTATGCGCTCCCCGACGACGTGGTGGATATGGCGCTGGATGTGCTGCGCCATCGCATCGTTTTGTCATACGAGGCGCTCTCCGACAACATCACCAGCGATGCGCTGATCAAGCGCATCCTCGACCGCATTCCGATCCCCGTGGTGCCGTTGCATGAACACGCCAACATTCGTGTCAACGCCTGA